Below is a genomic region from Actinoallomurus bryophytorum.
GGCAAGCTCTGGGAGCCCTTCACGGAGAAGGACGTCTGGACCAGGCAGATCATCCCGGGCCTGGGCGGCACACTGAAGGCGGCCGTGGTCGCCTCGGTGTTCGCCCTGGTGTTCGGGCTGGTCTTCGGGCTCGGCCGGCTGTCGGAGCACAAGTGGGTCAGCGTTCCGGCCGGGGCTGTGGTGGAGTTCTTCCGTGCCATCCCCCTGCTGATCATGATCTTCTTCGCTCAGGCCGGCCCACCCGCGATCATGGACGCGTTCGGGCGGGTCCTGCCGCCCGTGTCGGCGTTCCTGGCCCTCGTGATCGGGCTCACGCTCTACAACGGGTCGGTGCTGGCGGAGATCTTCCGCTCCGGCATCAACTCGATCCCGAAGGGCCAGTCGGAGGCGGGCTACTCGATCGGCCTGCGCCGGAGCGGGGTCATGCTGCGCATCCTGGTGCCGCAGGCCGTCACCGCGATGATGCCGGCGGTCATCAGCCAGTTGGTCGTG
It encodes:
- a CDS encoding amino acid ABC transporter permease, translating into MTMPADTQAAAPARRPSKSKPSVLFDAPGPRARLRNNVLTLIAAVVLLFVVYLLIARLSQEHQFSGKLWEPFTEKDVWTRQIIPGLGGTLKAAVVASVFALVFGLVFGLGRLSEHKWVSVPAGAVVEFFRAIPLLIMIFFAQAGPPAIMDAFGRVLPPVSAFLALVIGLTLYNGSVLAEIFRSGINSIPKGQSEAGYSIGLRRSGVMLRILVPQAVTAMMPAVISQLVVLLKDTALGYIIAYNDLLNAGLRVVSGNFGNIIPSAIVIAVIYIIINILLGLVATWLEKRSRRSRKTSARTLGIGTGVPPAAGMGSL